The Gammaproteobacteria bacterium DNA segment CCATCGAGGTCGGTTTCCTGCCAGGCACCGGACATCAGGATCACCAGCGCCGTGCAGGTGCACACCACCAGGGTATCGATCACCGGACCCATCATCGCCACCAGGCCTTCGCGAACCGGTTCGTCGGTCTGTGCAGCGCCATGCGCCAGCGACTCCGTACCGATGCCGGCTTCGTTGGAGAAGGCGCCACGGCGCACGCCCATCATGATCACCATCAGGATGCTGCCGCTGGCGACCGCCTCGCCGCTGAACGCATCGGTAACGATCAGCGCGAAAGCCGCAGGAATCGACTCGCTCCATTTCACCAGCACCAGCAGCGTCATTACGAGATAGACGACGACCATGAACGGCACCAGCCTTCCCGTCACGCTGCCAATCCGCTTGATATGCCCCAGCACCACGATCAGCACCAGGCCGGCAATGGCCAGCCCCGCCATGGCGTCGAAGGCCAGGTGCGAATCCGCCGAGGTCATGCCCATCGGGATCGCGATGACATCGCGCACGATCTGCACCAGCTGGTTGGCCTGGAACACCGGCAAGGTGCCGAACAGCCCGGCGATGGCAAACAGGTAGGCCAGCGGTCGCCAGCGCGGCCCGAGGCCTTCACGAATCACGTACATGGGACCGCCCTGCACGTTGCCCGCCGAGTCGCGACCACGGAACATGATGGCCAGCGTTGCGGTATAGAACTTGGTCGCGACGCCGACAACCGCCGTCACCCACATCCAGAAGATCGCACCCGGCCCGCCCATGGTGATCGCCACGGCGACACCGGCAATATTGCCCAGTCCCAGCGTCCCGGACAGGGCCGTCGAGAGCGCCTGGTAATGCGGAATGTCGCCGTCGGCATCCGGGTTGTCATACTTGCCGCGCAGGATGTCGATGGCATGGCCGAAATGCCGGTACGGCAAGGCCCGCGAATGCAGCAGGAAATAGCAGCCACCACCCACCAGCAACACGATCAGTGGCGTGCCCCACATGAAGGCGGAAAAGGCCGAGAACACGGCTTCAAGCGTCTGCATCTGCGAGCTCCATTGCGATATAGCAGCCAGAAGGGGCCTACCATACCGGCCAGCGGCCGCGGAATCGACTGACCCGACGCCTAGGCAGCGCCTTCCATCAGCGGGTTCCAGCCTTCCAGCCGCGCCAGCCACCACTTCAGTGCCTTGCCATCGGCGATCGCACGCCCCGCCCCTCGCCGCCAGCCAAGGTGCAAGCTGGAATGACCACGCGCCTCGTCAACCTCTCGTTCGACCAGCACTCCGCCAGCCAGGTGTCCGGCGACCAGGAAGCGCGGCAGGTAGCCGACCCCGATGCCCGCCAGCTGGGCGTCCAGCTTGGCCTGCATGTCAGGCACGTTGAGAATGTCCCGACCACTGGTAATGCCGGCCTTGCGCGGCACCAGTCGGCGCGAGGAATCCTCGGCGGCGACCACGCAATGCGCTTCGATATCCGCGCGGGACAAGGGTTCGGGCAAGGCCGCAAGTGGATGCTCCGGTGCCATCGCGAACGCCCAGTCCACATCCATGAAATGCCGACTGCGAATGCGGCTGCTGCCACCCTGCTCCCCCGAGATGCCGATCGCGAGGTCGGCGCGGTCATCCAGCAAGGCCTCCCAGACGCCCCCGAAGGTTTCGCGACGCAGGACCAGGCGCGTCTGCTTGCAGGTCTGGCGAAAATCCCTGACCAGGGGCCAGAACCAGTGGCTCGGAAACAGGTCGGAAATGACGATCCTCAGCTCGGCCTCCCAGCCACCGGCGACCGATTGCAGTCGTCGCTCGAGTTGATCGGCCGCCGCGAGAATCGCCCGACCCTCCTGCAGCAAGACCTGGCCGACATCCGTCAGCACGGCACGATGACCGGATCGGTCGAAGACCGCGGTGCCGAGGCGCTCCTCCAGTTGCCGCACCTGGTAGGTCAATGCCGAGGGGACGCGATGCAATTCTTCAGCCGCCGCTGCAAAACTGCCCCGCCGTTCGATGGCATCAAGAATTTCCAGTTGCTCCAGGTCGATCTTCATCATTCAAATTTCCTGAATCTCATATGCAGCTTATTTTGCTATGAATCCTCTTGCCACGCCATATCATGTCGCTATTGACGATATTTATTGAAGGAATTTGTCATGATTGAGCGTCGCAATGCCGCTGACCGCGGCCATTTCAATTTCGGCTGGCTGGAGACCTCCCACAGCTTCAGCTTCGGGGAGTATTACGACCCGGCCCACATGGGCTTCTCGGTGTTGCGGGTCATCAACGAGGATTACATCGCGCCCAGTGCGGGTTTTCCCACCCACGGCCATCGCGACATGGAAATCGTGACCTACGTGCTGGAGGGCGCCGTAGCGCACAAGGATTCCATGGGCAATGGCTCGATCATCAAGCCGGGTGACGTGCAGCGCATGAGCGCCGGCACCGGCGTGACCCACAGCGAATACAACGGCGTGGACGAGGTGACCGAGCTGCTCCAGATCTGGCTGCTGCCGGCGGAACACGGCCTGCCGCCCTCCTACGAACAAAAGGCCTTCGATCCCGCTGGCAAGAGGGGCCGGCTTCGCCTGGTCGCTTCCCCGGACGGCGCCGATGGCTCGGTAAGGCTTCACCAGGATGTCCGCCTGTACGCTGGCCTGTTTGACGGTGACGAGGCGACGAGCTGGCCGCTGGCTGGCGACCGCAAGGCCTATGTGCATGTGGCGCGTGGCGAGCTTACGGTCAACGGCGAGCAGCTGGCAAAGGGCGACGCCCTGAAGATGATGGAGATCGACAGCATCGAGATCAGCGCTGGCCGCGAGGCCGAGGTGCTGGTCTTCGACCTGCCTTGAGAATGCAAATTAGAAAGGTGCGTTAGATGATTGATAAAAAAGCGAAAACATCGGTTGAAATCCACGACTTGATTGCCGCTCGCTGGTCGCCGCGCGCCCTGTCGGACAAGCCGGTCGAAATGAACAAGCTGACGGCCCTGCTGGAGGCTGCTCGCTGGGCGCCCTCCTGCTTTGGCGACGAACCCTGGCGTTTCGTGGT contains these protein-coding regions:
- a CDS encoding amino acid carrier protein, giving the protein MQTLEAVFSAFSAFMWGTPLIVLLVGGGCYFLLHSRALPYRHFGHAIDILRGKYDNPDADGDIPHYQALSTALSGTLGLGNIAGVAVAITMGGPGAIFWMWVTAVVGVATKFYTATLAIMFRGRDSAGNVQGGPMYVIREGLGPRWRPLAYLFAIAGLFGTLPVFQANQLVQIVRDVIAIPMGMTSADSHLAFDAMAGLAIAGLVLIVVLGHIKRIGSVTGRLVPFMVVVYLVMTLLVLVKWSESIPAAFALIVTDAFSGEAVASGSILMVIMMGVRRGAFSNEAGIGTESLAHGAAQTDEPVREGLVAMMGPVIDTLVVCTCTALVILMSGAWQETDLDG
- a CDS encoding LysR family transcriptional regulator — its product is MMKIDLEQLEILDAIERRGSFAAAAEELHRVPSALTYQVRQLEERLGTAVFDRSGHRAVLTDVGQVLLQEGRAILAAADQLERRLQSVAGGWEAELRIVISDLFPSHWFWPLVRDFRQTCKQTRLVLRRETFGGVWEALLDDRADLAIGISGEQGGSSRIRSRHFMDVDWAFAMAPEHPLAALPEPLSRADIEAHCVVAAEDSSRRLVPRKAGITSGRDILNVPDMQAKLDAQLAGIGVGYLPRFLVAGHLAGGVLVEREVDEARGHSSLHLGWRRGAGRAIADGKALKWWLARLEGWNPLMEGAA
- a CDS encoding pirin family protein: MIERRNAADRGHFNFGWLETSHSFSFGEYYDPAHMGFSVLRVINEDYIAPSAGFPTHGHRDMEIVTYVLEGAVAHKDSMGNGSIIKPGDVQRMSAGTGVTHSEYNGVDEVTELLQIWLLPAEHGLPPSYEQKAFDPAGKRGRLRLVASPDGADGSVRLHQDVRLYAGLFDGDEATSWPLAGDRKAYVHVARGELTVNGEQLAKGDALKMMEIDSIEISAGREAEVLVFDLP